CACCGTCATGTGCGGATAGAGCGCGTAGTTCTGGAACACCATCGAGACGTCGCGGTCCTTGGGCGGCAGGTCATTCACCGCCCGCGCGCCAATGGAGATGGTGCCGCCGGAGACCTCCTCCAGGCCGGCAATCATTCGCAGCGCCGTGGACTTGCCACAGCCGGAGGGGCCCACGAGGACCATGAACTCCTGGTCGCGAATCTCGAGGTTGAGCCCCTCGATGACCGACACGTCCCCGTATCGCTTCGCCACGTCCTTGAACCACACGCCGGCCATCAAGCCCTCCCCGCGCGACCCAACAGAGAACCGTCACATGCCCCCGCCACGCCGAGGCCGCTCATTGGGGGTGCCCCACGATTCGCGTGGACAGCGGCTCCAGCACCAGCTCCAACGTGGGGCCCGTGCTGACCCGCCCTGTGTTCAGCAGGTCTTCCACGACGACCTGGTCCCAAGCCGGAGGACGGGGCACCGACACGGTGGCGCGCGTCTCGCCCCGGTTCACCGCCACCAACACCGCGTCCTGGGTCTCCGGGTCCGTCCTCAGAAAGACATACACATCGCCCTCGGTGGACAGCGCCTGATGCGTGCCCCGAGACAACGCCGGATGCGCGCGCCGCACGGCGATGAGCCGGCGGTAGAAGTCGCGCAGGCGCTCGTCTCGCACGAGCCCCGCGCCCGGCTTCACCGCGCTCGAACCCCAGGGCATGTCTCCACGATTGGCGGGCCAGTCTCCACCGGGGCGCGCGACCTCCTCGCCGTAGTAGATGACGGGGATGCCCGAGGTGGTGAGCTGCAACGCCGCCGCCAGCTTGAAGCGCGCCAGGTCTCCCCCGAGCTGATGCAGCGCCCCGTCCACGTCATGCGAGGACAGGAAGTGCGCCAGGTGGTGACCCGCGCGCACCTTGCTCCGCGACTGGAGATACCGGTCGAACGCGATGGCGCGCCCGCGCCCCTGCACGAAGCCCAGCACGCTCCCCTGAAAGGAGAAGTCGAAGCCGGCGTCCATCTCGTCGCCCTCGAACCACGCGTCCAACGTCTGCGCGTCGCCGCCCCACACCTCGCCCAGGAGGAAGAAGCTGGGTGATACCTCCGCGCGCGTCCGGCGGCGGTGCTCCTTCCAGAAGTCGTGCGACACATGCTTCACGGTGTCCAACCGGAAGCCATCCACCCCCGAGCGCTTCGCCCAGTCGAGCTGCGCGTCGAGCAGGTAGCGCGCCACCTCGGGCTGCTCCGTCTTGAAGTCCGGCAGGCCCGAGACACACGACGTGACATCGTCCTGTCCGCAGGTGCCCGTCTCCTCGGAGCGAAACCACCCCGGGTGGTCCTTCAAGTAGCGCGAGCCATAGCCCGCGTGGTTGTAGACGACATCCAACAACACACGGATGCCTCGCTGATGACACGCCTCCACCAGCGCCTTGAAGTCCTGCTCGGTACCGAAGCGCGGATCCAACTGGTGGAAGTCATCCGCCCAGTAGCCGTGATAGCCCCAGTCCGGGAAGCCCGCGCCCGTGACGAACCCGTCGATGTTCTTCACCAGCGGCGTGAGCCACAGCGCCGTCACGCCCAAGGAAGACAGCTCATCCAGACGCGCGGTGAGCCCCTTGAGGTCTCCCCCATGAAAGGCCCCGGGCGCCGAGACATCCACCTTCGCGTTGTTGGAGGCGTCCCCGTCCGCGAACCGGTCGAGCACGACGAAGTACAAAACCTCGTCCGCCCACCGCCGCTCCGGGGCCGTGGGCTGGCGCGATGCGCTGGCGGCCTGCGCCACCGGAGGCGCGGCATCCACCGGGGTAGGTAGGGACTCAGCGGCCCCGTGGGCGCACCCCACCAGGCACGCCGCGGCGAGGCCAGGGAGCACGCGCCGGGTCCTTCCGAGGCGCCGGGGAACGTTCGTTTTCCGGCGAGAGCTGCGTTCGGCCATGGGCGGCGCACTGTACCGAACAGATTCCATCCCGGTGAAGTTCTCGCGGAACTTTTGCGGCGTACCGCTCCACTCTCCGAGGGGGCCGGACCCTCTCGGTGACGGGCGCGTCACACGACGCAGCGCGGCATCCAGGTGGGCCAGCGGGGGCCCAACCTCGCTTTGAAATAAATTCGAGTTTTACCGTCAATCAAGACTGGCCCGACATCCAACCGTCCGGCCTTGGAGGTCGTCCTGAACCCCTCTCTCCTGCATCCGCGCGTGGCGCGAGCGCTCGCGCTGGGCGCGCTCGTGGCCGCGCCCCTCCTGCCCACGGCGACGTGGGCCGCCGACCCCACCCGCGTCACCCTCGTGGGTGACTTGCAGACCGAGCTGGGCTGCGCGGCGGACCGCGACGCGAGCTGCGCCGCCACGGACCTGACCTACGACGCATCCGATGCGGTGTGGCAAGGCACGTTCACGGTGCCCGCGGGGACCTGGCACTTCCAGGTCGCGCTGGACGGCTCGCTATCCCAGACACGCGGCGGACCGGGCGGCACGGACGTGGTGCTCACGCAGCCTGTCTCCGGGCCCGTGAAGTTCTACTTCGATAACCAGACACAATATGTGGCGAGCAATCGCAGTCAGGTCGTCGCGGTGGCGGCGGGGAGCCTGCAAAAGGCGCTGGGCTGTCCCGATGACTGGAAGCCCGACTGCCTTCGCACGCTGCTCCAGGACCCGGACGGAGACGGCCTCTATACGCTCACCACGCGCGCCCTGCCCGTGGGCGCCTATCAGGTGAAGGTCGCGCTCGATGAGAGTTGGACGGTCAACTATGGGGCCAACGGCGTCCCCAATGGCTCGAACATCGGCTTCACCGTGTCCGCGCCGAACAAGGAGGCCGTGTTCACATGGAACGCCACCACCAAGAAGCTGCGCGTGAAGGTCGAGGGTGAGCCCGTGGGCGACCTGCGGATGGCGCGCGCGCATTGGATTTCACGCGACACCCTCGTGTGGGAGCCCGAGCAACTGAAGGATGGCGCCACGGTGCGGCTGCACTTCGACCCGGCGGGCGCGATGCACATCGCGGGCACGGGCATCGTGGGGGGCGACGCGTTGACGCTGACGCGCTCGACCTCGGGGCTGAGCGCCGAGCAACAGGCGCGCTTCCCGCAGCTCGCGGGACGTCCGGTGTTCAAGCTGGCCGCGGCCGACGTGGCCCGCGTGCCGGAGCTGCTCAAGGACCAGGTGGCGCTGTCCGCGACGGACCCCGATGGCAGGCCCGCGGATGCGACGGGCCTCCAGCTCGCGGGCGTGCTGGACGACGTGGATGTGTACACGGGGCCGCTGGGCGTGAGCTTCGAGCGCGGCCGGCCCACCTTGCGCGTCTGGGCGCCCACGGCGCGCGCGGTGAGCGTGCGCGTGTTCGAGGACGCTCGGCCCGATTCATCCTACGTGAGCGTCCCCATGACCGAGGGCGCGAAGGGCGTGTGGAGCGTCACGGGCGAGCCGTCCTGGTACGGCCGGTTCTATCTGTACGAGGTGCGGGTCTATGTCCCGCGCGAGGGCGCGGAGTTCATCAACCTGGTGACGGACCCCTACTCGGTGGCCCTCTCCACCAACAGCACGCGCAGTCAGATCGTCAACCTGGCCACCTCCGAGTTCCAGCCGCGCGGCTGGAACCAGCTCGCCAAGCCCGCGCTCGCGGCGCCCGAGGACATCGTCCTGTACGAGCTGCACGCGCGAGACTTCAGCATCCACGACCTGACAGTGCCGGCCGAGGAGCGCGGTACGTTCAAGGCCTTCACGCGGGACTCGGACGGCATGCGGCACCTGTCGCGGCTGGCGCGCGCGGGCGTCACCCACGTGCACCTCTTGCCGGTGTTCGACTTCGCGACCGTCAACGAGGACGCCGCCGCTCGCCGTGAGCCCGAGGGTGACCTCGTGTCGATGCCTCCGGACTCCGCGGAGCAGCAGGCGCGGGTGGCGGCGGTGGTGGATGAGGACGGCTTCAACTGGGGCTACGACCCGCTCCACTACACGGTGCCCGAGGGCAGCTACTCCACGAACCCCAACGGCCCCGCCCGCACGCTGGAGTTCCGCCAGATGGTGCAGTCGCTCAACCAGCACGGCCTGCGCGTGGTGATGGACGTCGTCTACAACCACACGCACTCGGCGGGGCAGGACGCCCGCAGCGTGTTGGATCGCATCGTCCCCGGCTACTACCACCGGCTGAACGACGACGGGAACGTGGAGACCAGCACGTGCTGCCAGAACACGGCGTCCGAGAACGCCATGTTCGAGAAGCTCATGGTGGACTCGGTGGTGACGTGGGCGCGCGAGTACAAGGTGGATGGGTTCCGCTTCGACCTGATGGGCCACCACATGAAGTCCACGATGCTGCGCCTGCGCGCCGCGCTGGACGCGCTCACGCCGGAGAAGGACGGCGTGGACGGCAAGAGCATCTACGTCTACGGCGAGGGCTGGGACTTCGGTGAGGTGCAGAACAACCAGCGTGGGGTGAACGCCACGCAGCGGAACATGGCTGGCACGGGCATCGGCACGTTCAGTGACCGGCTGCGCGACGCCGCGCGGGGTGGCAGTCCCTTCAGTGGCATCCAGGACCAGGGGTTCATCACCGGCCTGTCCCTGTGGAGCAACGGCACCGCGCAGGGCACGCCCGCGGAGCAGCGCGCTCGGCTGCTGCACGGCACGGACCTCATCCGCCTGGGGCTCGCGGGCAACTTGAAGGACTTCTCGATCGTGGACAGCACGGGCAAGGACGTGACGGGCGCGCAGGTGGACTACAACGGCAACCCCGCCGGCTACGCGCAAGACCCGCAGGAGGTCATCACCTACGTCTCCGCGCACGACAACGAGACCCTCTTCGACGCCGTGCAGCTCAAGGCCCCGCGCGAGGCCACCCTGGCGGACCGCGTGCGCATGCACAACCTGGGCATCTCGCTGGTGGCGCTGAGCCAGGGCATCCCGTTCTTCCACGCGGGCGACGAGCTGCTGCGCTCCAAGTCGCTCGACCGGAACAGCTACAACTCGGGGGACTGGTTCAACCAGTTGGACTGGACGTACCAGCGAAACAACTGGGGCGTGGGCCTGCCGCGTGGACAGGAGAACCAAGAGCACTGGCCCCTCTTCCGCACGCTGCTCGCGGACCCGGCCCTGAAGCCCTCACCCGCGGACATCCAGCGCGCGCTGGAGCACTTCGAGGAGATGGTGCGGATCCGCAAGAGTTCACCGCTGTTCCGGCTGCGCACGGGCGAGGCGGTGCAGCGCCAGGTGCGCTTCGAGAACACCGGTCCCGGACAGGTCCCCGGCCTCATCGTGATGAGCATCTCCGGAGAGGGCACCGACACGCCGGATGCGCGCGCGGTGGTGTTCTTCAACAGCGGCGTCACGCAGCAGACCTTCCAGTCCGAGCGCTATCGCGACCTCGCCCTGGTGCTCCACCCCGTGCAGAAGGACTCCACGGACCCCTTCGTGCGCGCGGCGACGTTCGACGCGCCCAGCGGGACGTTCACCATCCCGGCGCGCACCACCGCGGTGTTCCTCTCGCCGCCCCCGGGCAGCATCCCGCCGGACGGAGAGGATGGATGCAGCGCCACGGGGGGCTCGGCGTCCGCGCTCATCGCGCTGGGACTCCTGGCGGGAACAGCCCTGCGGACGCGGCGGCGGCGGACCTGAGCATGTCCCGACGGGTGGCGGCGCTGGGGCGCGCCGCCATGCCCTGCCCGGTCCTGGCGCGCCAGTTCGACCATGAAAGGAACATGAGAAGTCTCTCATTCTGCACCGTCGCTGACGATGACATGAGCCGTGGGGCTATCGTTCCGGTCGTCGCGGATGGACTCACTGAGGAACAGGTCATGGCAGTCAATGTCGAGGCAGTGCCTTTCAAGGGTAGGTCCAGGATGCTTCGTCGCGGGTCGCTGGCGGTCCTTGGGTGTGTGCTCGCGGGCCTTCATGTCGGGTGCGGTGGAAGTCTGGAGTCTGTGAGCACCGCCGAGTGCGCCTCGGGACTGAAGTGGACGGGCGGAGACAGCGGCTCCTCCGAGATGCACCCCGGAGGGGACTGCATCCAGTGCCACTCCCAGAAGAGCGATGCCCCTCGATTCGTGGTGGCGGGCACGGTCCACGCCGCCGCGCATGAGGCGAACGACTGCGCGGGTGTCGAGGGCGCCCAAGTCGTCATCACCGACGCCAAGCAGAAGGCGTACACGCTGCAGACGAACGCCGCGGGCAACTTCTACCTTCGCGCTGGAGACGCCCAGGACTTCGCGTTCCCATTCACCGCCCGGGTGACCCACGGGAGCGTCGAGCGTGCCATGAGCACGCCCCAGAACACCGGAGCTTGCGGCTCGTGCCACACCGTGGCGGGCACCCAGGGTGCCCCCGGGCGCATCAACCTCGAGTGACCCAGGGCTGGGTACCGCATCGACTGGACACGCACGAGAGGACCCGGCCCCAAGACGGGGGCCGGGCCTCGGGGACTCACGGCAGGGTGAGAATCTCGGCGCCCTGCTCGGTGACGAGGATGGTGTGCTCGAACTGCGCGCTGCGCTTGCCGTCCGCGGTGACGGCCGTCCAGCCGTCGTCCCAGCTCCGGTGGTGCCAGTCGCCCAGGTTGATCATCGGCTCGATGGTGAACACCATGCCCGGCTCAATCACCGTGTCCGCCTCGGCCTCGTAGTAGTGCGGAATCTGCAGCGACGTGTGGAACGTCTCGCCGATGCCGTGGCCACAGTAGGCGCGCACCACGCTCATCCCGTTCTTCGAGGCGTGTCCCTCGATGGCGCGACCGATGTCGCTGATGGGCCGCCCCACCTTCACCGCCCCGATGCCCAGGTCCAGGCACTCGCGGGTGACGCGCACCAACCGCTCGCTCTCGGGGTCCACCTTCCCCACGAAGTACGTGGCCGAGCAGTCCCCGTGGACGCCCTCCAGGAAGATGGTGATGTCCAGGTTGACGATGTCGCCGTCCTCCAGCGCGCGGCTGTCCGGGATGCCGTGGCAGATGACCTCGTTGACCGAGGTGCACAGCGACTTGGGATAGCCGTGGTAGTTCAGCGTGCTGGGATAGCCCCCGCGCTGGATGTAGGCCGCGTGGGTGATGGCGTCGATTTCGTCCGTGGTGATGCCAGGACGCAGGTGCGACGCCGCCTCCTGCAACACCTGTCCGGCCGCGCGGCAGGCCCGGCGCATGCGGGCCAGCACGTCCGGGCTCTTCACGTCCGACTCGGCGAACCGCGAGCGGCGAGGCTTGCCCGACTCGGCGTAGTCCGGCCGAGCGATGTTCGCGGGCACGCTGCGCCGAGGGCTGATGATGCCGGGGCGCACGCCGCCGGCGCGCACGGGCTCGGGGCCGCGCTTGCGGGCCTCGACGCTGTCCGCGCCACGGTGGCACTTCTTGTACTTGGAACCGCTGCCGCACCAGCACGGCTCATTGGGCCCAGGCAGCACGGCGGGGGGCGTGGTGACCGTCATCGCTCACCTCCCAGACGCATGTCCGGCGTCCGCCGCTCGCGCAGCCAGCGGATGACCTGGGGCTTCAACCAGAGGCGCGGTCGCCCGGTCCCCAGGTCCAGCACGGGACGGGGCATGTCCGGGTAACGGCGCAGATAGGTGCTGACGCTGTTGGTGTGGCGCAGGTGCAGCAGTCCCGCCACGCCCTGGGCATCAATCAGGTGCTTCGTGTTCACCAAGGGGCACATGGGGAGTGTCTATACCCGTAGACACCCGCGCATGCACGCAATCCGTGCCCTGACGGGGCGTCCCGGGCGGCCCCCGCCTCCTCGCCGGGAGGGGGGGCTCCGCCTGAGCCTCAGTGCGCGATGAAGGTCGTGGGGAGGAGGACCTTCTCGCCCGGGCCCTGGTCCAGGCTCTGCTTCAGGTGCAGCTCGATGACGGCGTGCTTGCGCTTCTCCAGATCCATCCGCTGCGAGGTGAAGAGGATGGTGGCGGAGCGGGCGTTGATGAGGCCGCCCCCGGTGC
The genomic region above belongs to Myxococcaceae bacterium JPH2 and contains:
- a CDS encoding DUF3459 domain-containing protein; translation: MAERSSRRKTNVPRRLGRTRRVLPGLAAACLVGCAHGAAESLPTPVDAAPPVAQAASASRQPTAPERRWADEVLYFVVLDRFADGDASNNAKVDVSAPGAFHGGDLKGLTARLDELSSLGVTALWLTPLVKNIDGFVTGAGFPDWGYHGYWADDFHQLDPRFGTEQDFKALVEACHQRGIRVLLDVVYNHAGYGSRYLKDHPGWFRSEETGTCGQDDVTSCVSGLPDFKTEQPEVARYLLDAQLDWAKRSGVDGFRLDTVKHVSHDFWKEHRRRTRAEVSPSFFLLGEVWGGDAQTLDAWFEGDEMDAGFDFSFQGSVLGFVQGRGRAIAFDRYLQSRSKVRAGHHLAHFLSSHDVDGALHQLGGDLARFKLAAALQLTTSGIPVIYYGEEVARPGGDWPANRGDMPWGSSAVKPGAGLVRDERLRDFYRRLIAVRRAHPALSRGTHQALSTEGDVYVFLRTDPETQDAVLVAVNRGETRATVSVPRPPAWDQVVVEDLLNTGRVSTGPTLELVLEPLSTRIVGHPQ
- the pulA gene encoding pullulanase-type alpha-1,6-glucosidase, which translates into the protein MARALALGALVAAPLLPTATWAADPTRVTLVGDLQTELGCAADRDASCAATDLTYDASDAVWQGTFTVPAGTWHFQVALDGSLSQTRGGPGGTDVVLTQPVSGPVKFYFDNQTQYVASNRSQVVAVAAGSLQKALGCPDDWKPDCLRTLLQDPDGDGLYTLTTRALPVGAYQVKVALDESWTVNYGANGVPNGSNIGFTVSAPNKEAVFTWNATTKKLRVKVEGEPVGDLRMARAHWISRDTLVWEPEQLKDGATVRLHFDPAGAMHIAGTGIVGGDALTLTRSTSGLSAEQQARFPQLAGRPVFKLAAADVARVPELLKDQVALSATDPDGRPADATGLQLAGVLDDVDVYTGPLGVSFERGRPTLRVWAPTARAVSVRVFEDARPDSSYVSVPMTEGAKGVWSVTGEPSWYGRFYLYEVRVYVPREGAEFINLVTDPYSVALSTNSTRSQIVNLATSEFQPRGWNQLAKPALAAPEDIVLYELHARDFSIHDLTVPAEERGTFKAFTRDSDGMRHLSRLARAGVTHVHLLPVFDFATVNEDAAARREPEGDLVSMPPDSAEQQARVAAVVDEDGFNWGYDPLHYTVPEGSYSTNPNGPARTLEFRQMVQSLNQHGLRVVMDVVYNHTHSAGQDARSVLDRIVPGYYHRLNDDGNVETSTCCQNTASENAMFEKLMVDSVVTWAREYKVDGFRFDLMGHHMKSTMLRLRAALDALTPEKDGVDGKSIYVYGEGWDFGEVQNNQRGVNATQRNMAGTGIGTFSDRLRDAARGGSPFSGIQDQGFITGLSLWSNGTAQGTPAEQRARLLHGTDLIRLGLAGNLKDFSIVDSTGKDVTGAQVDYNGNPAGYAQDPQEVITYVSAHDNETLFDAVQLKAPREATLADRVRMHNLGISLVALSQGIPFFHAGDELLRSKSLDRNSYNSGDWFNQLDWTYQRNNWGVGLPRGQENQEHWPLFRTLLADPALKPSPADIQRALEHFEEMVRIRKSSPLFRLRTGEAVQRQVRFENTGPGQVPGLIVMSISGEGTDTPDARAVVFFNSGVTQQTFQSERYRDLALVLHPVQKDSTDPFVRAATFDAPSGTFTIPARTTAVFLSPPPGSIPPDGEDGCSATGGSASALIALGLLAGTALRTRRRRT
- the map gene encoding type I methionyl aminopeptidase, translating into MTVTTPPAVLPGPNEPCWCGSGSKYKKCHRGADSVEARKRGPEPVRAGGVRPGIISPRRSVPANIARPDYAESGKPRRSRFAESDVKSPDVLARMRRACRAAGQVLQEAASHLRPGITTDEIDAITHAAYIQRGGYPSTLNYHGYPKSLCTSVNEVICHGIPDSRALEDGDIVNLDITIFLEGVHGDCSATYFVGKVDPESERLVRVTRECLDLGIGAVKVGRPISDIGRAIEGHASKNGMSVVRAYCGHGIGETFHTSLQIPHYYEAEADTVIEPGMVFTIEPMINLGDWHHRSWDDGWTAVTADGKRSAQFEHTILVTEQGAEILTLP